In a genomic window of Thermosynechococcus sp. CL-1:
- a CDS encoding glycosyltransferase family 2 protein, whose product MKLLETNNLSPRVSQPSRPPTPQAPARSRRISPDLWLLLLGSGAFLAVLLSQLDWQNFLPNLVGLWHEGKALLRADGTTLQALLLPTLVWIAITFFLKEISPKPNFWSRLIVGLGLTLLALRYILWRFFNSLNLDDPLNGTISILLFIAELLTLTNTICFFALCIFSKDRSPEADRLSQAVIRGEYLPWVDVILPTYNEGVDILRRSVIACQAMDYPNKRVYLLDDTRRPAVRALAAELGCEYRDRPDNRHAKAGNINHALPTLSGELIAVFDADFVPSRNFLTRTVGFFQDAKTAMVQTPQHFFNEDPVTVNLGLEGILNNEQTLFFRFIQPSRDFFNAVVCCGTCFVIRRSALDEIGGIPTDSITEDYLTSLYLQGRGYQIKYLNEALSAGMSPETISAYINQRLRWGQGTLQILFLKDNFFTIPNLNFLQRFYHSLGVLYWLLSIPRVIFLLAPLAFLLFGLAPLRATINEVVYFYCPYYLGNIMAFSWLTEGRRSAFWSDVYETIIAFPMAITVIRTLISPRGKTFKVTPKGIVDPHRINVNWPVIRPLLIIAALMMFGLIRRSSPLQETLVNPDSLAINMVWSSYNFLLILVCALVAIDVPQRRHPRFLRSEPCELIVGDNCYGGQTVDLSEEGARIRLNRLPAALLDAPRGELHFLAPSPLVYLRLPIQLRWSRMVALGKNATALEIGVQFLPFSLPKQRRFIRYLYCQPGQWDEVRVPEIKTAWAMIQSVLRLHPLAESR is encoded by the coding sequence ATGAAGCTACTTGAAACTAACAACCTATCCCCTAGGGTTTCTCAGCCATCGAGGCCGCCTACGCCACAGGCACCTGCGCGATCGCGACGTATTAGCCCTGATCTGTGGCTTTTACTGTTGGGCAGTGGCGCATTTCTGGCCGTCCTGCTGAGTCAACTGGATTGGCAAAACTTTCTACCCAACTTAGTCGGTCTTTGGCACGAGGGGAAAGCACTGCTGCGGGCTGACGGCACGACGCTTCAAGCACTCCTATTGCCCACACTAGTCTGGATTGCCATTACGTTCTTCCTGAAGGAGATCTCCCCCAAGCCCAATTTTTGGTCGCGTTTAATTGTGGGTTTGGGGCTGACCCTGTTGGCACTGCGGTATATCCTCTGGCGTTTTTTTAACAGCCTCAACCTAGATGATCCCCTCAATGGCACGATTTCGATTCTGTTATTTATCGCTGAACTACTGACCCTAACAAATACCATTTGCTTTTTTGCCCTGTGTATCTTTTCCAAAGACCGCAGCCCTGAGGCCGATCGCCTAAGCCAAGCCGTGATTCGGGGGGAGTATTTGCCTTGGGTGGATGTGATTCTGCCCACCTACAACGAAGGGGTGGACATTTTGCGGCGTTCAGTCATTGCCTGCCAAGCCATGGATTACCCCAACAAGCGGGTTTACTTGCTGGACGACACCCGCCGGCCGGCGGTGCGTGCCCTAGCAGCAGAACTCGGCTGTGAATATCGCGATCGCCCCGACAACCGCCATGCCAAAGCTGGCAACATTAACCATGCGCTGCCCACCCTCAGCGGCGAACTCATTGCCGTCTTTGATGCCGACTTTGTGCCGAGTCGCAACTTTCTCACCCGCACCGTGGGTTTTTTCCAGGATGCGAAAACGGCAATGGTACAGACCCCCCAACACTTTTTCAATGAGGATCCAGTGACTGTGAATCTGGGGCTAGAAGGAATTCTCAACAACGAGCAGACACTGTTTTTCCGCTTCATTCAGCCCAGCCGCGATTTCTTTAACGCCGTTGTGTGTTGTGGCACCTGTTTTGTGATTCGCCGTAGTGCCCTCGATGAAATTGGCGGCATTCCCACCGACAGTATCACCGAAGACTACCTCACCTCACTCTATTTGCAGGGGCGTGGTTATCAGATCAAGTATCTGAATGAAGCCCTCTCAGCAGGAATGTCACCAGAAACCATCAGCGCCTATATTAACCAGCGATTGCGGTGGGGACAAGGTACCCTGCAAATACTGTTCCTCAAGGACAACTTTTTTACCATTCCTAACCTCAACTTCCTGCAGCGTTTTTACCATAGCCTTGGCGTGCTCTATTGGCTGCTGTCGATCCCCCGCGTTATTTTTTTGCTGGCGCCCTTGGCCTTTTTGCTCTTTGGGCTGGCGCCGCTGCGCGCCACAATTAACGAGGTAGTGTACTTTTACTGTCCCTACTATTTGGGCAATATCATGGCCTTTTCTTGGCTCACCGAAGGCCGCCGCTCCGCCTTTTGGTCCGATGTTTATGAAACCATCATTGCCTTTCCCATGGCCATCACAGTGATCCGCACCCTGATCAGTCCTAGGGGCAAAACCTTCAAAGTCACGCCCAAGGGGATTGTGGATCCCCATCGCATCAATGTTAATTGGCCAGTCATTCGTCCCTTGTTAATCATTGCCGCTCTGATGATGTTTGGTCTCATTCGGCGGAGTTCGCCTTTGCAAGAGACCCTGGTCAATCCCGATAGTTTGGCCATTAACATGGTCTGGTCTAGCTACAACTTTCTCTTGATTTTGGTCTGTGCTCTGGTGGCCATTGATGTGCCGCAGCGACGACATCCGCGGTTCCTGCGTTCTGAACCCTGTGAACTCATCGTTGGGGACAACTGCTATGGCGGACAAACGGTTGACCTGTCTGAGGAGGGGGCACGAATACGCCTCAATAGGTTGCCGGCGGCGTTGTTAGATGCCCCCCGAGGGGAACTGCACTTTCTGGCGCCGAGCCCTTTGGTCTACTTGCGCTTACCGATCCAACTGCGGTGGTCAAGAATGGTTGCGTTAGGAAAAAACGCCACGGCTTTAGAGATTGGTGTGCAGTTTCTTCCCTTTTCTTTGCCAAAGCAACGTCGCTTTATTCGTTATCTTTACTGTCAACCCGGCCAATGGGATGAAGTTCGTGTACCTGAGATTAAAACCGCTTGGGCAATGATTCAAAGTGTCCTTCGCCTGCATCCCCTCGCCGAGAGCCGCTAA
- the rdgB gene encoding RdgB/HAM1 family non-canonical purine NTP pyrophosphatase, which translates to MPILAQAVLASHNAGKVREFQGWLQPWIGELLPLPATIEIAETADSFVGNACLKAITAAQELGKWAIADDSGLAVHALEGAPGIYSARYGATDAERIERLLREMAGVSDRAAEFICVIALARPDGTIAVTTEGRCAGEILTAARGQGGFGYDPIFWVPSQQRTFAEMSPTEKQQVSHRGQALQRLREYLQTFHP; encoded by the coding sequence ATGCCCATTCTCGCCCAAGCGGTCTTAGCCAGTCACAATGCCGGTAAAGTCAGAGAGTTTCAAGGCTGGTTACAGCCATGGATTGGGGAGTTGCTGCCCCTGCCAGCCACGATTGAGATTGCTGAAACTGCGGATTCCTTTGTGGGCAACGCCTGTTTGAAGGCCATCACTGCCGCTCAGGAGCTGGGAAAGTGGGCGATCGCCGACGACTCGGGGCTAGCCGTTCATGCCCTTGAGGGGGCACCGGGGATCTACTCGGCTCGCTACGGTGCGACAGATGCTGAGCGTATTGAGCGTCTATTACGGGAAATGGCCGGTGTCAGCGATCGCGCCGCTGAATTTATTTGTGTCATTGCCCTCGCGCGTCCCGATGGCACGATTGCCGTTACGACCGAAGGACGGTGTGCAGGCGAGATTTTAACGGCGGCCCGCGGTCAAGGGGGGTTTGGCTACGATCCTATCTTTTGGGTGCCCAGTCAGCAGCGTACCTTTGCCGAGATGAGTCCCACTGAAAAGCAACAGGTCAGTCATCGGGGTCAGGCATTACAGCGGCTGCGGGAGTATTTGCAAACCTTTCATCCGTAG
- a CDS encoding TIGR02281 family clan AA aspartic protease, with protein MTQQHGYWALATLAGMMLLIAPAKGVPAVALPESFYRAIANQDWATAVQILDQVIRAHPQQAPALTSYRQELVRLQQLPRTPAPPMATVITQPSGIVPILRRQGGIPVIPVMFNQRLRFEMLVDSGASMTVITRSMARALGITPAQVVDNRLFHTANGQVVLPVVYVQSISVGGFHRKQVPVAVAGPEMTIGLLGQDFLQHFDVSLRQDHIQLQRRP; from the coding sequence ATGACCCAACAACACGGATATTGGGCACTGGCAACGCTGGCAGGGATGATGCTCCTGATTGCCCCGGCCAAGGGGGTGCCTGCGGTGGCACTGCCAGAAAGTTTTTATCGGGCGATCGCCAACCAAGACTGGGCAACAGCGGTGCAAATTCTCGATCAGGTCATTCGTGCCCATCCCCAACAGGCGCCAGCCCTTACTAGCTATCGTCAAGAATTGGTGCGGCTGCAACAACTTCCCCGAACCCCTGCTCCGCCCATGGCAACAGTGATCACCCAGCCCAGTGGCATCGTACCGATTCTGCGGCGGCAGGGAGGAATTCCCGTTATCCCAGTGATGTTTAATCAACGGTTACGGTTTGAGATGCTAGTGGATTCAGGCGCCAGTATGACAGTGATTACGCGATCGATGGCACGCGCTTTAGGCATTACCCCCGCTCAAGTGGTGGATAATCGCCTGTTTCATACCGCGAATGGTCAAGTGGTGCTGCCAGTGGTCTATGTCCAATCCATCAGCGTCGGCGGTTTTCATCGGAAGCAAGTGCCCGTTGCTGTCGCTGGGCCTGAAATGACCATTGGCCTATTGGGGCAGGATTTTCTGCAGCACTTTGATGTCAGTTTGCGGCAAGATCATATTCAGTTGCAGCGTCGTCCTTAG
- a CDS encoding Uma2 family endonuclease, with protein MSTQPSPQLSPEDYLQRETQSGVKHEYINGQIYAMAGASDAHVTLALNLATLLRPTVRQRGCRLYISDMKVRLEQRNCFYYADLFVTCDPRDRQTSLYKSFPCLVIEVLSPSTEAFDRGDKFLDYQSLETLEEYVLVNTRQQRLETFRRSTSGLWVWQGYSPPQNSVELKSIAWQGHLSDIYQDVTLEEELRS; from the coding sequence ATGAGCACGCAACCTTCGCCACAACTGAGTCCTGAAGACTATCTGCAACGGGAAACCCAAAGTGGGGTCAAGCACGAATACATCAACGGTCAGATCTACGCAATGGCAGGGGCAAGCGATGCCCATGTCACCTTAGCCTTAAATTTGGCAACTCTGCTACGACCAACGGTGCGCCAACGGGGCTGTCGTCTCTACATTTCAGATATGAAAGTGCGTCTGGAGCAGCGAAATTGCTTTTACTATGCGGATCTTTTTGTTACCTGCGATCCACGGGATCGGCAAACCTCTCTCTATAAATCTTTCCCTTGCTTGGTGATTGAGGTGCTCTCTCCTTCAACAGAGGCCTTTGATCGCGGCGATAAGTTCCTTGACTATCAAAGCCTTGAGACGCTAGAGGAATACGTGCTGGTCAATACTCGTCAGCAGCGGCTAGAGACCTTTCGTCGCAGTACCTCGGGCTTATGGGTTTGGCAGGGCTATTCCCCGCCACAAAATTCGGTTGAACTCAAGAGCATCGCTTGGCAAGGCCACTTGTCTGATATCTATCAAGACGTGACCCTTGAGGAGGAGTTGAGGAGTTGA
- a CDS encoding NIL domain-containing protein — MKKRVTLTFPRRTIQMPVTYRLAKDFNIAANIIRAQVAPNQVGKLVLELAGDIDQMEAALEWLRQQNIEVSLASREIVIDEQACVHCGLCTGVCPTQALTLHPETFQLQFSRSRCIVCEQCVTACPMEAIHTNF; from the coding sequence GTGAAAAAGCGAGTCACATTGACATTCCCTCGACGGACGATTCAAATGCCCGTCACCTATCGCCTAGCCAAGGACTTTAACATTGCTGCCAATATCATCCGCGCCCAAGTGGCACCTAACCAAGTGGGCAAACTGGTTCTAGAGTTGGCTGGGGACATTGATCAAATGGAGGCCGCCCTAGAATGGTTACGACAACAGAATATTGAGGTTTCCCTTGCCAGCCGTGAAATTGTGATTGATGAGCAGGCCTGTGTCCACTGTGGCCTCTGTACGGGGGTATGCCCCACTCAGGCGCTGACGCTCCATCCAGAGACGTTTCAACTCCAATTTAGCCGCTCCCGTTGCATTGTCTGTGAGCAATGTGTGACCGCGTGCCCGATGGAGGCGATTCACACCAACTTTTAA
- a CDS encoding CapA family protein, translated as MTASLDLIWQQARQGQAEAIAHLMNRTLQAKGVRALVRRRGDCLQIMFEAARSLPPQVCVQFVCRGLKQLAPQGVLRVRLHARLLGEEWPEWTQTIDLQETLPAAPSVQTSSNPTTPATTPSHQAVSAFALSLLAIAGTGAVALTLQNQLSVDAPPSAEPSPAITTPEPDVPLVPPPPAPSDRRLRIKAVGDIVLGTNFPSNRLPADPQKLFAQVKPYLQGADLLFGNYESTLTDHPHPFKNTSSGRSFAFRSPPSYAQVLRQAGFNVLNIANNHSYDFNEQGFRDTIRHINAAGMTAIGDLNQITYLEVNGLKTAFIGFATYYGQNRIQDLKAGAALVQKAKQNADIVVVSFHGGAEGSDQIHTRDRTEYFYGEDRGNVVQFARTMIDNGADLILGHGPHVPRALELYKGRLIAYSLGNFVGYQTLSSHGTLGKSLILDVELDGSGRFLQGKVIPVRLNAKGIPHIDQNFASVQLIRRLTQADFPNTPLQIERLGEIVSTDSQS; from the coding sequence ATGACCGCTTCCCTTGATTTGATTTGGCAGCAGGCACGGCAGGGTCAAGCAGAGGCCATTGCCCATTTGATGAACCGCACGCTTCAGGCCAAGGGAGTGCGTGCCCTCGTTCGGCGACGGGGTGACTGTTTACAAATTATGTTTGAAGCGGCGCGATCGCTCCCTCCCCAAGTCTGCGTTCAGTTTGTTTGCCGAGGCCTCAAGCAATTGGCGCCCCAAGGCGTTCTACGTGTACGGCTCCATGCTCGGCTCCTTGGCGAAGAATGGCCAGAATGGACACAGACCATTGACTTACAGGAGACCTTACCAGCGGCGCCGTCTGTGCAGACAAGCTCAAATCCAACGACACCTGCCACCACGCCATCCCATCAAGCGGTCAGTGCTTTTGCCCTCAGTTTATTGGCGATCGCGGGCACGGGTGCCGTTGCCCTTACCCTGCAAAATCAACTCAGTGTCGATGCCCCGCCGAGTGCGGAACCCAGTCCAGCCATTACAACCCCTGAACCCGACGTTCCCCTTGTGCCCCCCCCACCCGCCCCGAGCGATCGCCGTTTGCGGATTAAGGCCGTTGGCGATATTGTCCTTGGCACCAATTTTCCGAGTAACCGCTTGCCTGCGGATCCACAAAAGCTCTTTGCCCAAGTGAAACCCTATCTTCAGGGGGCAGATCTCCTCTTTGGCAATTATGAAAGTACCCTCACCGATCATCCCCATCCCTTCAAAAACACCAGTAGTGGTCGCAGTTTTGCCTTTCGCTCACCGCCCAGTTATGCACAGGTGTTGCGCCAAGCTGGTTTCAATGTCCTCAACATTGCCAACAACCACAGCTACGACTTTAATGAGCAGGGATTTCGCGATACGATTCGCCACATCAACGCCGCTGGCATGACCGCCATTGGTGATCTCAATCAAATTACCTACCTCGAAGTCAATGGCCTGAAAACCGCATTTATTGGCTTTGCCACCTACTACGGCCAAAATCGCATTCAAGACCTCAAGGCCGGTGCTGCTCTTGTCCAGAAGGCCAAGCAAAACGCTGATATTGTGGTTGTTAGTTTCCATGGTGGCGCCGAAGGCAGCGATCAAATTCACACCCGCGATCGCACCGAGTACTTTTATGGCGAAGACCGCGGCAATGTGGTTCAGTTTGCCCGCACCATGATTGATAACGGTGCCGATTTAATCTTAGGTCATGGTCCCCATGTCCCCCGTGCCCTCGAATTGTATAAAGGCCGCCTCATTGCCTATTCCCTAGGGAACTTTGTCGGCTATCAGACCCTGAGCAGTCACGGCACCCTTGGCAAGTCCTTAATCCTCGATGTTGAACTCGATGGTTCTGGCCGCTTCCTTCAAGGTAAAGTCATTCCTGTACGCCTCAATGCCAAGGGGATTCCCCACATTGATCAAAACTTTGCCAGTGTGCAACTGATTCGCCGTTTAACCCAAGCCGACTTTCCCAACACTCCCTTGCAGATTGAACGCCTCGGTGAAATTGTCAGCACCGATTCCCAATCCTAG
- a CDS encoding CBS domain-containing protein, whose translation MTALVRDYMTPNPFTIPTDAPISEAVRLMEEKQVRGLPVVDDKGKLVGLVSEADLIVREAPLEPPLYITFLGSIIYFESPESFHQHLKKTLGQQVQDVMTPNPHTINVDAPIAEAARLMVNHHISRLPVLNAQGELVGIISRHDLLRALHTQETSA comes from the coding sequence ATGACCGCTCTTGTCCGTGACTACATGACCCCCAACCCCTTTACCATTCCTACCGATGCCCCGATTTCTGAGGCAGTTCGCCTGATGGAAGAAAAACAGGTGCGCGGCCTCCCCGTGGTGGATGATAAGGGCAAATTGGTGGGCTTGGTGTCTGAAGCTGACCTGATTGTGCGCGAAGCGCCTCTCGAGCCACCGTTGTACATTACGTTCCTCGGCAGCATTATTTACTTTGAGTCTCCAGAATCCTTTCATCAACACCTCAAGAAAACCCTCGGCCAACAGGTGCAAGATGTGATGACCCCCAACCCCCACACGATTAACGTCGATGCACCCATTGCTGAAGCGGCTCGCCTCATGGTGAATCACCACATTAGTCGCCTGCCGGTCTTGAATGCCCAAGGAGAATTGGTCGGCATTATTAGCCGTCATGATCTGTTGCGAGCCTTGCATACCCAAGAAACTTCTGCGTGA
- the aroH gene encoding chorismate mutase, whose translation MEEHTVGWRVRAIRGATTATENSIPAIREAVLELLGEIERRNALDFSEVISVTFSVTRDLDQIFPAAIARECPHWRNIPLLDVQQMHVEGGLPRCIRCLIYFNTPNPDQPIYHAYLRHAQSLRPDLAMHGDYHPLHLSSHSLG comes from the coding sequence ATGGAGGAGCACACTGTGGGCTGGCGCGTCCGAGCAATTCGTGGAGCAACTACCGCCACTGAAAATTCAATTCCAGCAATCCGTGAGGCGGTTTTGGAACTCCTCGGCGAGATTGAGCGGCGCAATGCCCTCGATTTCTCGGAAGTGATTAGTGTGACCTTCTCTGTGACCCGTGACCTCGATCAAATCTTTCCGGCGGCGATCGCCCGGGAATGTCCCCATTGGCGCAACATTCCTCTCCTCGATGTTCAACAAATGCATGTGGAGGGAGGCTTACCCCGCTGTATCCGCTGCTTGATTTACTTCAACACCCCCAACCCCGATCAACCGATTTACCATGCCTACCTGCGCCATGCCCAGAGCCTCCGTCCCGATCTGGCAATGCACGGCGACTACCATCCCCTCCATCTGTCCTCTCATTCCCTAGGTTAA
- the sppA gene encoding signal peptide peptidase SppA, with amino-acid sequence MPWPLSRGYHRQIARLEITGAIAGGTRRRVLKALKTIEERGYPALLVRIDSPGGTVGDSQEIYAALKRLQSKMKIVASFGNISASGGVYIGMGAQHIMANPGTITGSIGVILRGNNLQRLLDKVGVSFKVIKSGPYKDILAFDRDLTEEEIRILQDLIDTSYHQFVQTVAEGRNLDVETVRSFADGRVFTGEQALALGLVDRLGTEEDARRWLAELAGLDPDKTKVQTIEEPKSPLARLFPRQQERFPFPWQAGLDWLEFEMATNGLPLWLYRP; translated from the coding sequence ATGCCTTGGCCCTTATCCCGTGGTTACCATCGTCAAATTGCCCGCCTCGAAATTACGGGGGCGATCGCTGGGGGTACTCGCCGTCGTGTCCTCAAAGCCCTGAAAACCATTGAAGAACGGGGCTATCCGGCACTACTGGTGCGCATTGACAGTCCCGGCGGGACCGTGGGGGACTCCCAAGAAATCTATGCGGCTCTCAAGCGTTTGCAGTCGAAAATGAAAATCGTTGCCAGTTTTGGCAATATCTCTGCCTCTGGCGGGGTCTATATCGGTATGGGGGCACAGCACATCATGGCCAACCCCGGCACCATTACGGGCAGTATTGGCGTCATCCTGCGGGGCAACAATTTGCAACGGCTCCTCGACAAGGTGGGGGTCTCATTCAAAGTGATCAAGTCTGGCCCCTACAAGGACATTCTTGCTTTCGATCGCGACCTTACCGAGGAAGAAATCCGCATTCTCCAAGACCTCATTGACACCAGCTATCACCAATTTGTCCAAACCGTGGCCGAAGGCCGTAACCTCGATGTCGAAACCGTGCGCAGTTTTGCCGATGGCCGTGTCTTTACGGGTGAACAGGCCCTTGCTCTCGGACTGGTGGATCGCCTAGGAACCGAGGAGGATGCCCGGCGCTGGTTAGCGGAACTGGCCGGACTTGACCCCGACAAAACCAAGGTGCAAACCATCGAAGAACCCAAGTCCCCCTTGGCTCGGCTGTTTCCGCGTCAGCAGGAACGATTCCCCTTTCCCTGGCAAGCGGGTCTCGACTGGCTGGAATTTGAAATGGCCACCAATGGACTTCCCCTATGGCTCTATCGCCCCTAA
- a CDS encoding S-layer homology domain-containing protein: MSALLLSSCEGSGLQSWFAADPNADQWAGKAPTPEPTTTLPENLRFPNAMLVANQPQAGSPQTTETRWQAPAPAIAIQQFYSQQFQQSGWQLVEQQVADNTITLRGRSAELEVSVTINTVPENNLTTFTVAYTSTNSTTATPSPQPTHSSPQTFADLEDAPAPLQPPIRDLAELGVLSTTGDRLQPNTPISRAQFVRWLVTTYNRFYADRPARQIRLGSRNDTPIFQDVPRDNPDFPYIQGLAMAGFLPSPLTGDTSTLFRPNAPLTRETLLQWKVPLDQQGRLSPSTIDRIQQTWGFKDSQRIAPPAINAVAADYLAGDLSNIRRVWGETLLLQPQKPVTHAEAAAALWYIGNGTEGLSAAMVKQAPPSAS; the protein is encoded by the coding sequence TTGAGTGCCCTGCTTCTCAGCAGTTGTGAGGGCAGTGGGCTACAAAGTTGGTTTGCTGCTGACCCCAATGCTGATCAATGGGCGGGGAAAGCACCCACGCCAGAACCGACGACAACGCTACCAGAGAATTTACGGTTTCCTAATGCGATGCTTGTAGCCAATCAGCCCCAAGCGGGGTCACCCCAGACGACGGAAACCCGCTGGCAAGCACCCGCGCCGGCGATCGCCATCCAGCAATTCTATAGCCAACAATTTCAGCAGTCGGGCTGGCAACTGGTGGAGCAACAGGTAGCCGACAATACGATCACCCTCAGGGGGCGCAGTGCTGAACTGGAAGTGAGCGTCACCATCAACACGGTGCCAGAAAATAACCTGACAACCTTCACCGTGGCCTACACATCCACCAATAGCACCACAGCCACACCGTCTCCCCAGCCCACCCATTCCTCCCCCCAAACGTTCGCTGATCTAGAGGACGCCCCTGCCCCCCTACAGCCGCCCATTCGTGACTTGGCAGAACTGGGGGTTCTCAGCACCACGGGCGATCGCCTGCAACCCAATACCCCCATCAGTCGTGCTCAGTTTGTGCGTTGGTTGGTGACCACCTACAACCGCTTTTATGCCGATCGCCCCGCACGCCAAATCCGCTTGGGCAGCCGCAACGACACACCCATTTTCCAAGATGTGCCCCGTGATAATCCCGACTTTCCCTATATTCAGGGACTGGCGATGGCAGGATTTTTGCCCAGCCCCCTCACCGGCGATACTAGTACCCTCTTTCGCCCCAATGCTCCCCTTACTCGTGAAACGCTGTTGCAGTGGAAAGTGCCCCTTGATCAACAGGGGCGGCTCAGTCCCAGCACGATTGACCGCATTCAGCAAACATGGGGCTTCAAGGACAGTCAACGGATTGCTCCCCCCGCCATCAATGCCGTGGCCGCTGACTATCTCGCGGGGGATCTCTCGAACATTCGCCGCGTTTGGGGAGAAACCCTCTTGCTCCAGCCCCAAAAACCCGTCACCCACGCCGAAGCCGCAGCAGCCCTGTGGTATATCGGCAACGGTACCGAGGGACTCTCAGCAGCGATGGTGAAGCAAGCACCGCCCTCTGCCTCCTAG